The following is a genomic window from Niabella soli DSM 19437.
GTATTGTTTTTAATTGCCGTTGCCATCAGGGAAATGATACATGTTAATCCCTTTATGGTGCTGGCGGTGGTAGCATTGCTCCTGATCATCGTTAACCTTAAGGGAGGCATACAGGCCGTTATCTGGCTGGATGTATTTCAGGGCTTCATGCTGTTCTTTAGCGGTATTGTTTGCCTGGTAGTATTGTTAAATTCCATAAAGGGCGGTGTTCCGGAGGCAATCAGGATCGCAACGGAAAATCAGCGTGCCGGCTTTGGTCCTTATGATTTCAGTTTTAAGCACCTGACGTTTATTGTTATGGTCGTGAACGGCGCCTTTTATGCCGTTCAGAAATATGCGACCGATCAAACGGTAGTGCAGCGGTATTTAACGGCAAAATCCGACAGGGATGCGATCAGGGCATCCTTTCTTGGTATATCACTTACCGTTCCTATATGGACGCTTTTCATGCTTATTGGTACTGCGCTCTTTGTTTATTATAAACAACAGGGAGCGCCGGAAGGAATGAAAGCTGAAGGAATATTCCCGCATTTTATTATGACGCAGTTGCCACCGGGCATTATTGGTTTTATTATTGCTGCGCTTTTATCTGCCGCGATCTGTAGTTTAAGCGCCGACCTGAACTCGCTGGCGGCCGTAGGGGTGGAGGATTATTATAAAAAGATAGTACCGGGTAAGGGAGATCAACATTACCTGCAGGTAAGTAAATTATTGGTGATGTGCTCCGGCCTTCTGGCCGCCGGTATCGGCGCCTTATACATACTATCGGGCGATGAGGGAGTGCTCGGGATTATTTTTAC
Proteins encoded in this region:
- a CDS encoding sodium:solute symporter, giving the protein MARLHFIDFAIIVLVLGVTVFLGFRFSRKQNSTQNFFLSKGNIPSWALGLSLLATLISSVTFLGYPAQGYTGNWILLVQGLMVPVVLLGCIWFIVPLFRKSIGLSTYEYFEKRFGSFARYYSSLSFVVRQFAGMGTVLFLIAVAIREMIHVNPFMVLAVVALLLIIVNLKGGIQAVIWLDVFQGFMLFFSGIVCLVVLLNSIKGGVPEAIRIATENQRAGFGPYDFSFKHLTFIVMVVNGAFYAVQKYATDQTVVQRYLTAKSDRDAIRASFLGISLTVPIWTLFMLIGTALFVYYKQQGAPEGMKAEGIFPHFIMTQLPPGIIGFIIAALLSAAICSLSADLNSLAAVGVEDYYKKIVPGKGDQHYLQVSKLLVMCSGLLAAGIGALYILSGDEGVLGIIFTVYAIFSGGIVGVFLLGLFSSRANRQGVNIAIVVCIIFTAYAFLTSTPVGLKNPKLLLDLGPFNFTHNKLMLGVYSHLVVIIVGYIASLFFPKPAIEPNLLYSNWKKNRKTVNRV